Proteins found in one Sphingobacteriales bacterium genomic segment:
- a CDS encoding serine hydrolase, giving the protein MMQNLQAQNTQEGDYAYHKTIWVENTLASLNLEQKIGQLMMVSTNSSASQKDIDYINTLVADYHIGGLIFFKGDPLPQLRLTNQYQQAARLPLLIGIDGEWGLAMRLSQTPEFPYQLMLGAIQDNQLLFRMGQEVARECRRMGIHINFAPVVDINTNANNPVIGVRSFGDNKYNVSDKAIAYMQGMEMNGILACAKHFPGHGDTHLDSHHSLPVLTHSRERFEDIELYPFKKMIEKEVGSMMIGHLSVPVYDKRTYSDGKSTITIPSSLSKPIITDLLKKELGFKGLIFTDALNMKAVSAYFKPGELEVEALKAGNDVLLYPENVPAAISAIKAAIQKGSISEAELDAHVRKILETKFRLGLANYTPLSENNLIAELNTPESELINRLLIENAITVVRNTPKLVPINKLETAGRFASVFIGENNGTTPFQQTLSHYAEVSHFQINNKAADFDYDHTLTQLETYNTVIIGIAYSKGDAANNWNFDGRALRFAQQLQQKNKKVILVLFGNPYILKSFDAFQGSLICAYQRMPLVQEIAAQIIFGGISAKGKLPVHISTAFPYGCGDLTLAPTRLKYSIPEEVGMRSDLLNQIDDIAQEAIRVGATPGCQVLIAKDGKVVFDKTYGWHTYAKNQPVKWTDLYDVASLTKIIATLPALMTLYEDNKLSLNDYLSTYLPELKGTDKAYLNIKDMLTHQAGLQAWIPFYKKALEQNLQDTSVFSPYSANDFSVPVSDKMYMNCAYTDTIWQHIQQSPLASERKYVYSDLPYYYFKKIIENETLQTLDEYTREHFSEPLGMNRTVFNPLSCFNKNEIAPTEVDDYFRIGELRGTVHDMGAAMLGGVGGHAGLFSNANDLAKIMQMYLNKGTYGNHRYFSESTVNIFTSRQNEECRRGLGFDKPETQSGKSNPCAESVSPFTFGHTGFTGTCAWADPQYNVIYIFLSNRTYPDMNNNALVQYNIRTRIQEVVYQAIKTGVSLP; this is encoded by the coding sequence TTGATGCAGAACCTACAGGCGCAAAACACCCAAGAAGGCGACTACGCTTATCACAAAACAATATGGGTAGAGAATACGTTGGCTTCTCTGAATTTGGAGCAAAAAATCGGACAGTTGATGATGGTATCTACCAATTCGTCAGCTTCGCAAAAAGACATTGATTATATCAACACCTTAGTTGCCGATTATCATATCGGGGGTTTGATATTTTTTAAGGGCGACCCCCTGCCGCAGTTGCGCCTTACCAACCAATATCAGCAGGCTGCTCGCTTGCCCCTCCTCATCGGTATTGATGGCGAGTGGGGCTTGGCGATGCGCCTGAGCCAAACACCCGAATTTCCGTACCAACTAATGCTCGGTGCTATTCAGGACAATCAACTGCTCTTTCGCATGGGGCAGGAGGTTGCCCGCGAATGTAGGCGTATGGGCATTCATATCAATTTTGCGCCGGTGGTGGATATTAACACCAATGCCAACAATCCCGTTATCGGGGTGCGCTCTTTCGGCGACAATAAATACAATGTGAGCGACAAAGCTATTGCTTATATGCAAGGTATGGAGATGAACGGAATTTTGGCTTGTGCCAAACATTTTCCCGGTCATGGCGACACCCATTTGGACTCGCACCACAGCCTGCCGGTGCTTACCCACAGCCGCGAGCGTTTTGAAGATATAGAGTTGTATCCTTTCAAAAAAATGATAGAAAAAGAAGTGGGTAGTATGATGATAGGGCATTTGTCGGTGCCGGTTTATGACAAGCGCACTTACTCTGACGGAAAATCCACTATTACCATTCCTTCTTCTTTGTCCAAACCCATCATAACAGATTTGCTGAAAAAAGAATTAGGTTTTAAAGGTTTGATATTCACCGATGCTTTGAATATGAAAGCGGTGAGTGCTTATTTTAAACCCGGAGAATTGGAGGTAGAAGCCCTGAAAGCCGGAAATGATGTGTTGCTCTATCCTGAAAACGTGCCCGCCGCTATCAGTGCCATCAAAGCCGCTATACAAAAAGGCAGCATCAGCGAAGCGGAATTAGATGCCCATGTGCGCAAAATTTTGGAAACTAAATTTCGGCTGGGGCTTGCCAATTATACGCCGCTTTCCGAAAACAACCTCATCGCCGAACTCAATACGCCCGAATCCGAACTCATCAACCGCCTGCTGATAGAAAATGCCATTACGGTGGTGCGCAATACGCCCAAATTAGTGCCGATAAATAAATTGGAAACTGCCGGACGCTTTGCGAGTGTGTTTATCGGCGAAAACAACGGAACAACACCTTTTCAGCAAACATTGTCGCATTATGCCGAAGTGAGCCATTTTCAGATTAATAACAAAGCCGCCGACTTTGATTACGACCACACCCTTACTCAGTTAGAAACCTACAACACTGTTATCATCGGTATTGCATATAGCAAAGGCGATGCCGCCAACAACTGGAATTTTGACGGCAGGGCTTTGCGTTTTGCGCAGCAATTACAACAAAAAAACAAAAAAGTAATCCTTGTTTTGTTTGGCAACCCATACATACTGAAATCCTTCGATGCTTTTCAGGGAAGCCTTATTTGTGCTTATCAAAGAATGCCTTTGGTGCAGGAGATAGCAGCACAAATTATTTTTGGAGGTATTTCGGCAAAAGGCAAGCTGCCCGTACATATTTCTACTGCTTTTCCTTATGGCTGCGGCGACCTCACGCTGGCTCCCACACGCCTCAAATATTCCATTCCCGAAGAGGTGGGTATGCGCTCCGACCTTTTGAACCAAATAGACGACATTGCGCAGGAGGCTATCCGTGTGGGGGCAACACCCGGCTGCCAAGTATTGATAGCAAAAGATGGTAAAGTAGTATTTGATAAAACCTACGGTTGGCATACTTACGCCAAAAATCAGCCGGTGAAATGGACGGATTTGTACGATGTGGCTTCTTTGACCAAAATCATTGCCACTTTGCCCGCCCTGATGACCCTCTACGAAGATAATAAATTGTCGCTCAATGATTATTTAAGCACTTATTTGCCCGAACTCAAAGGCACGGATAAAGCATATCTCAATATAAAAGATATGCTCACGCATCAGGCGGGCTTGCAGGCGTGGATACCTTTTTATAAAAAAGCCTTAGAACAAAATTTGCAGGATACTTCAGTATTTTCGCCCTACTCTGCCAATGATTTTTCGGTACCCGTGAGCGATAAAATGTATATGAATTGTGCTTATACCGATACGATATGGCAGCATATTCAGCAGTCGCCTTTGGCGAGTGAGCGCAAATATGTATATAGCGATTTGCCTTATTATTATTTTAAAAAAATTATTGAAAACGAAACGCTACAAACTTTGGACGAATACACCCGAGAGCATTTTTCAGAGCCTTTGGGAATGAACCGTACTGTCTTTAATCCGCTTTCGTGCTTTAATAAAAACGAAATAGCACCTACCGAAGTTGATGATTATTTTCGTATCGGGGAGCTGCGCGGCACCGTACACGATATGGGTGCGGCGATGCTCGGCGGTGTAGGCGGGCACGCGGGCTTGTTTTCCAATGCCAACGATTTGGCAAAAATAATGCAGATGTATCTCAACAAAGGCACTTACGGCAATCACCGCTATTTTTCTGAAAGCACCGTTAATATTTTTACATCGCGCCAAAATGAGGAATGTAGGCGCGGCTTGGGCTTTGATAAACCCGAAACACAAAGCGGAAAAAGCAACCCTTGTGCAGAATCTGTCTCACCTTTTACCTTTGGGCATACCGGATTTACAGGCACTTGCGCCTGGGCAGACCCGCAGTACAACGTTATTTATATTTTTTTGTCCAACCGCACCTACCCCGATATGAACAACAATGCTTTGGTACAATACAATATCCGCACCCGTATTCAGGAGGTGGTGTATCAAGCCATCAAAACCGGAGTGAGCCTCCCTTAA
- a CDS encoding metallophosphoesterase produces the protein MAWWSCMVESPPPAPAHCADVGIVAADDPQLQPDYRAAAPDTLVPFPADVEFAVIGDYGKNTPEAQQVAAMVQSWQPAFIITVGDNVYEMFGDASTYHNLVGSLYCDYIYNPDAPEALRCNGEAAQAHQNRFFPSVGNHDYYVDGTLNPYKTYFTLPGAEEYYDFVWGQVHFFMINSGKNGDSTCCASTQSRLLRKKICFSEEPYKIAVLHHPPFSVADHGNNENMQTWNFEEWGITAVISGHDHTYQRIQRKSTGFPYFLSGVGVHLYIIVGQNRLTVPNFRRIAMPKTTELCA, from the coding sequence ATGGCTTGGTGGTCTTGTATGGTGGAGTCGCCGCCACCTGCACCTGCTCATTGTGCCGATGTAGGTATTGTTGCCGCCGATGACCCCCAACTGCAGCCCGACTACCGCGCCGCCGCACCTGATACCTTAGTGCCTTTTCCTGCCGATGTTGAATTTGCGGTAATTGGCGATTATGGCAAAAACACGCCCGAAGCCCAGCAAGTGGCAGCAATGGTGCAGTCGTGGCAACCCGCTTTTATTATCACGGTTGGCGACAATGTGTATGAAATGTTTGGCGATGCCTCCACTTATCATAATTTGGTGGGTAGCTTGTATTGCGATTATATTTATAATCCCGATGCGCCCGAAGCATTGCGCTGCAACGGCGAAGCGGCACAGGCACATCAAAACCGTTTTTTTCCGTCAGTGGGCAACCACGACTATTATGTAGATGGAACGCTGAATCCCTACAAAACCTATTTTACACTGCCCGGTGCCGAAGAATACTATGATTTTGTATGGGGGCAGGTGCATTTTTTTATGATTAACAGTGGCAAAAACGGCGACTCTACTTGTTGTGCCAGCACACAATCGCGCTTGTTGCGCAAAAAAATATGCTTTTCCGAAGAACCCTACAAAATTGCGGTATTGCACCACCCGCCCTTTTCGGTAGCCGACCACGGCAACAACGAAAATATGCAAACGTGGAATTTTGAAGAGTGGGGAATAACGGCGGTGATTTCAGGACACGACCACACCTACCAGCGCATACAGCGAAAATCTACCGGATTTCCTTATTTTTTGAGTGGAGTAGGGGTGCATCTTTATATAATTGTTGGACAGAACCGATTGACAGTACCGAATTTTCGGCGTATTGCTATGCCCAAAACTACGGAGCTTTGCGCGTAA
- a CDS encoding DUF2723 domain-containing protein produces the protein MERFKLLNNIGGLLALIFATIVYSLTMESSASLWDCGEFIASCHKQLVVHPPGAALFLMIGRMFTLFAPSPDKIALTINFMSALSSGLAMMFLFWITTYLARKIVSAQGKSIEEGATMWIVLASGAIAATTGTFCDTIWFSAVEGEVYSMSLMFTALVFWLMCKWEQHADEPYADRFLLLIAFLMGCSIFVHWLNLLTMPALALMYYFHRTPNPNNTGAIISLLIGFAFVLFFMEVVITGVVDLMAGSEMFFVNSLGLPFNSGAVFFIVVLIALIAGGLYYTYKQGKVLAHHAILAFMFILIGYSTVAQVLIRSNAQPSIDMNSPRDPVSLAAYLHREQYGSRPLFSGYFYDAEPTGVEYTGVRWQKGEKQYVEAGKKFEYEYQGAKKKLFPRIYDNKSAGLYESWLGLRKGEKPSYGDNIRFFFIYQINYMYLRYFLWNFVGRQNDEQGVGLGADGMRDGNWQGGIPVLDNMLNGQLQPQKNLPDSAKNHPARNLFYYIPLLLGVLGMSFQWVADRRRWSIVMVLFLMTGVIFILYGNAPPLEPRERDYIYAGSFFTFSMWVGLGCFAIYDFIKKYTGGAAAVGVAFALSAIAPLLMGTQGWNDHNRHDRYAARDLAANYLNSCAPNAIIFTQGDNDTYPLWYAQEVEGIRTDVRVVNLSLLGVDWYINQIRRQLNDAAPVKMSLTPDKIAGSRRDMVVYFENQQVAPSDRYIDLKQIISFIGDDRTAKPTASGSMMSYYPTKKVSIPVDKAKIIANGTVAAKDTALVVPVLQVDLKPNSLLKNNLAVLDIIASNQWERPIYFAISCEKDELLGFEKYFQLEGLAYRLVPIESNTPQPPFLGRVNTDIMSDNLLNKFKFGNLDKPHVYANSDLRRMMYNLRSNYVRLADSYLAENNPQKAVEVLDYARQYINENAVPYNVYAYNMARTYYDAKAYDKGNEVVDKITDAIVQDLQYYRSLSAKEMRPFERDKEMGEQFIQQFIHSARQAQQEDFAKKLEQKLSLSSR, from the coding sequence ATGGAGCGATTCAAATTGTTAAATAATATCGGTGGTTTGCTTGCACTTATCTTTGCTACGATAGTGTACAGCCTCACGATGGAATCTTCGGCGAGTTTGTGGGATTGCGGCGAGTTTATAGCCTCCTGCCACAAACAGTTGGTGGTACACCCACCCGGAGCCGCTTTGTTTTTGATGATAGGGCGTATGTTTACCCTCTTTGCCCCTTCGCCCGATAAAATAGCACTTACCATCAACTTTATGTCGGCCTTGTCGAGTGGTTTGGCGATGATGTTTTTGTTTTGGATAACCACTTATTTGGCACGAAAAATAGTGAGCGCACAAGGAAAAAGCATAGAAGAAGGAGCTACTATGTGGATAGTACTCGCTTCGGGGGCTATTGCCGCCACTACAGGTACTTTTTGCGATACGATTTGGTTTTCGGCAGTAGAAGGCGAGGTATATTCTATGTCGCTGATGTTTACTGCTTTGGTTTTTTGGCTGATGTGCAAATGGGAACAGCACGCCGACGAACCCTATGCCGACCGCTTTTTGCTGCTCATTGCCTTTTTGATGGGCTGCTCCATATTTGTGCATTGGCTCAATTTGCTCACCATGCCGGCTTTGGCATTGATGTATTATTTTCATCGCACCCCCAATCCCAACAACACAGGAGCAATTATTTCTTTGCTTATAGGGTTTGCTTTTGTACTGTTTTTTATGGAGGTGGTGATTACGGGTGTCGTGGATTTAATGGCAGGTTCCGAAATGTTTTTTGTAAATAGCTTGGGTTTGCCTTTTAATAGTGGTGCTGTCTTCTTTATTGTTGTCCTGATAGCCTTGATAGCAGGTGGTTTGTATTACACCTACAAACAAGGAAAAGTACTTGCCCATCACGCTATATTGGCGTTTATGTTTATTTTGATAGGGTATTCTACGGTGGCACAGGTGCTGATACGTTCCAACGCACAACCCAGTATTGATATGAACAGCCCCCGCGATCCGGTGAGCCTCGCTGCCTATTTGCACCGCGAGCAATACGGTTCGCGCCCTTTATTTAGCGGTTACTTTTACGATGCCGAGCCTACAGGCGTAGAATATACGGGTGTGCGCTGGCAAAAAGGCGAAAAACAATATGTAGAAGCAGGTAAAAAATTTGAATACGAATATCAAGGAGCAAAAAAGAAACTGTTTCCCCGTATTTACGACAACAAAAGTGCGGGGCTGTACGAAAGTTGGCTCGGTCTGCGCAAAGGCGAAAAACCGAGCTACGGCGACAACATACGCTTTTTCTTTATATACCAAATCAACTACATGTACCTGCGCTATTTCCTGTGGAATTTTGTAGGACGACAAAACGACGAGCAGGGCGTGGGTTTGGGTGCTGACGGTATGCGTGACGGCAACTGGCAGGGTGGTATTCCGGTATTGGACAATATGCTCAACGGGCAATTGCAGCCACAAAAAAATCTGCCCGATTCTGCCAAAAATCACCCCGCCCGCAATTTGTTTTATTATATTCCTTTGTTGTTGGGTGTGTTGGGCATGTCTTTTCAATGGGTTGCCGACCGCCGCCGCTGGTCAATTGTTATGGTGTTGTTTTTGATGACGGGCGTAATATTTATTCTCTACGGCAATGCACCGCCTTTGGAGCCGCGCGAGCGCGATTATATCTATGCGGGTTCGTTTTTTACGTTTTCTATGTGGGTAGGTTTGGGCTGCTTCGCCATCTATGATTTTATCAAAAAATATACAGGAGGTGCTGCGGCAGTGGGAGTTGCTTTTGCACTGAGTGCCATTGCTCCTTTGCTGATGGGTACGCAGGGTTGGAACGACCACAACCGCCACGACCGCTACGCTGCCCGCGACCTCGCTGCCAACTACCTCAATTCTTGCGCCCCCAATGCCATTATTTTTACACAAGGAGACAACGACACCTATCCGCTTTGGTATGCCCAAGAGGTAGAAGGCATCAGAACAGATGTGCGCGTGGTAAATTTGAGTTTGTTGGGAGTAGATTGGTACATCAACCAAATACGCCGCCAACTCAACGATGCTGCTCCGGTAAAAATGTCGCTCACTCCCGATAAAATTGCAGGCAGCAGACGCGACATGGTGGTATATTTTGAAAACCAGCAAGTGGCACCGTCCGACCGCTATATTGATTTGAAACAGATTATCAGTTTTATCGGAGACGACCGCACCGCCAAACCTACGGCTTCCGGCTCTATGATGAGCTATTATCCGACCAAAAAAGTAAGTATTCCGGTAGATAAAGCAAAAATAATTGCCAACGGAACGGTAGCCGCTAAAGATACTGCTTTGGTAGTGCCGGTATTGCAGGTGGATTTAAAACCTAATTCCTTGTTAAAAAATAACTTGGCAGTGTTGGATATTATCGCTTCTAACCAGTGGGAACGCCCGATTTATTTTGCTATATCTTGCGAAAAAGACGAATTATTGGGCTTTGAAAAATATTTCCAGTTGGAGGGTTTGGCTTACCGCTTGGTGCCTATTGAGAGCAACACGCCGCAGCCGCCTTTCTTGGGCAGAGTAAATACCGATATTATGAGCGATAATTTGCTCAATAAATTCAAATTCGGCAATTTAGACAAGCCCCACGTATATGCCAATAGTGATTTGCGCCGTATGATGTATAATTTGCGCAGCAATTATGTGCGTTTGGCAGATAGCTATCTGGCAGAAAACAACCCGCAAAAAGCGGTGGAAGTTTTGGATTATGCCCGTCAGTACATCAACGAAAACGCCGTGCCTTATAATGTTTACGCCTACAATATGGCGCGCACCTACTACGATGCCAAAGCTTATGATAAAGGCAATGAAGTGGTAGATAAAATCACCGATGCCATTGTACAGGATTTGCAATATTATCGTTCTTTATCAGCAAAGGAAATGCGACCTTTTGAGCGCGACAAAGAAATGGGCGAGCAGTTTATACAACAGTTTATTCACTCGGCACGACAAGCGCAGCAGGAAGATTTTGCTAAAAAATTAGAACAGAAATTATCTCTATCATCGCGCTAA
- a CDS encoding M1 family metallopeptidase has translation MIMRIFLFLLLCNTLYSSLQAQAISDKFKQLDTELPTPNTYRTASGAPGHAYWQQRADYDISVTLDDKEQRIYGEEVITYFNHSPDALHYIWLQLDQNLWHPDSDTRKIQTQSLSNTASPWELQRLQNYTFDGGFKLDYVQDANGKNLPYTINKTMMRIDLPQPLPPNSTYILKIKWWYNINDRMKLGGRSGYEYFPDDQNYIYAIAQFYPRMVMYNEVYGWQHKQFLGRGEFTLTFGNYRVRITAPADHIIAATGVLQNPDIVLSENQQQLFKKATTSFNEPVVIVSEAEARSTERKRADGNKTWEYYAEDVRDFAFASSRKFIWDAMAVPFGDKNTLAMSYYPKEGNPLWGQYSTRAVAHTLKTYSKYTFDYPYPAAISVHTADIGMEYPMICFNWGRPESDGTYTEQEKNRMLGVIIHEVGHNFFPMIVNSDERQWTWMDEGLNTFLQYLTEQEWDKNFPSRRGPAYKIVDYMKSEQSVQNPIMVNSESIIQFGNNAYGKPAAALNILRETVMGRELFDFAFKQYAQRWKFKHPTPADFFRTMEDASAVDLDWFWRGWFYSTDHVDIAIDSVKWYHLDTKNPDIEKPLAQKEQESLQFISDIRNKTATPETLVEKDKRLQDFYVNFDKWKVREWERDEYQEYLKTLSDEEKALLNSKNNYYEVQFRNVGGLVMPLIVQLNYTDGSSELLRIPAEIWAQNNERVSKVFVSNKTLSGLVLDPYLETADTDTDNNYYPPRIIPSRFELFKEHREKEDNLMQKMKKTE, from the coding sequence ATGATAATGCGTATTTTTTTATTTTTACTTTTATGCAATACCTTGTATAGTAGTTTGCAGGCACAGGCTATATCCGACAAATTTAAACAATTGGATACGGAACTGCCCACGCCCAACACCTACCGCACCGCTTCGGGTGCACCCGGACACGCATATTGGCAACAACGCGCCGACTACGACATCAGTGTTACCTTAGACGATAAAGAACAACGCATCTACGGCGAAGAAGTAATTACTTATTTCAATCATTCGCCCGATGCACTCCATTATATATGGTTACAACTTGACCAAAACCTCTGGCACCCCGACAGCGATACGCGCAAAATACAAACACAAAGTTTGAGCAATACTGCTTCGCCCTGGGAGTTGCAGCGTTTGCAGAATTATACCTTTGACGGCGGCTTTAAATTGGATTATGTGCAAGATGCCAACGGAAAAAATTTGCCCTATACCATCAATAAAACGATGATGCGCATAGATTTGCCGCAGCCCTTGCCCCCCAACAGCACCTATATTTTGAAAATAAAATGGTGGTACAACATCAACGACCGTATGAAATTGGGCGGGCGCAGCGGCTATGAGTATTTTCCTGACGACCAAAATTATATCTATGCCATTGCGCAGTTTTATCCGCGTATGGTGATGTACAATGAAGTGTATGGCTGGCAGCACAAACAATTTTTGGGCAGAGGCGAGTTTACACTTACTTTTGGCAACTATCGTGTGCGCATCACCGCTCCCGCCGACCATATCATTGCTGCTACGGGTGTACTGCAAAATCCCGATATAGTATTGAGTGAAAATCAACAGCAATTATTCAAAAAAGCGACGACTTCTTTCAATGAGCCGGTGGTGATTGTATCGGAAGCCGAAGCACGCAGCACTGAGCGCAAACGCGCCGACGGCAATAAAACGTGGGAGTATTATGCTGAAGATGTGCGAGATTTTGCATTTGCCTCTTCCCGCAAATTTATCTGGGACGCTATGGCTGTGCCTTTCGGCGACAAAAACACACTCGCTATGAGCTATTATCCGAAAGAGGGCAACCCTTTGTGGGGACAATACTCCACGCGGGCAGTGGCACATACCCTCAAAACCTACTCCAAATATACTTTTGATTATCCCTACCCTGCCGCTATTTCGGTACACACCGCCGACATTGGCATGGAATATCCGATGATTTGTTTTAATTGGGGACGACCCGAAAGTGACGGCACTTATACCGAGCAGGAAAAAAACCGCATGCTGGGCGTTATTATTCACGAAGTAGGACACAATTTTTTTCCGATGATAGTGAACTCTGATGAACGCCAATGGACGTGGATGGACGAAGGGCTGAATACTTTTTTGCAATACCTCACCGAGCAGGAATGGGACAAAAATTTTCCTTCGCGACGTGGACCAGCTTATAAAATTGTGGATTATATGAAAAGCGAGCAAAGCGTTCAAAATCCGATAATGGTGAATTCCGAAAGTATCATTCAATTTGGAAATAATGCCTACGGCAAGCCCGCCGCCGCTCTCAACATTCTGCGCGAAACGGTGATGGGGCGCGAACTTTTTGATTTCGCTTTTAAACAATATGCCCAACGCTGGAAATTTAAGCACCCCACCCCCGCCGACTTTTTCAGAACGATGGAAGATGCTTCGGCAGTGGATTTGGATTGGTTTTGGCGCGGCTGGTTTTATAGCACCGACCATGTGGACATCGCCATCGACAGCGTGAAATGGTATCATTTAGATACCAAAAATCCCGACATTGAAAAACCTTTGGCTCAAAAAGAACAAGAATCTTTGCAATTTATATCGGATATACGCAACAAAACTGCCACTCCCGAAACACTCGTAGAAAAAGACAAACGTCTGCAAGATTTCTATGTAAACTTTGATAAATGGAAAGTACGCGAATGGGAACGTGATGAATATCAGGAGTATTTAAAAACATTGAGTGATGAAGAAAAAGCCCTGCTCAACAGCAAAAACAACTACTACGAAGTACAGTTTCGCAATGTGGGCGGCTTGGTGATGCCTTTGATAGTGCAACTCAACTACACCGATGGCAGCAGCGAGCTTTTGCGTATTCCCGCCGAAATCTGGGCACAAAACAACGAGCGTGTGAGCAAAGTATTTGTAAGTAATAAAACATTATCAGGGCTTGTGTTAGATCCTTACCTCGAAACTGCCGACACCGACACCGACAATAATTATTATCCGCCGCGCATCATTCCTTCGCGTTTTGAATTATTCAAAGAACACCGCGAAAAAGAGGATAACCTGATGCAAAAAATGAAAAAAACGGAATAA
- a CDS encoding tetratricopeptide repeat protein — translation MKNTFLIKQTTIFRGMVWCCVLTCSSSYMIAQTNSKTIAPQTIYNEGIELYDKQDYTAAEQSFSAAAENLPKRQEKSWAHYNRGNTFLQQQNYAQAIEAYKQALRLQPNNSDAQYNLAYAQKKLKQNQNQQNQNQQNQNQQNQNQQNQNQQNQNQQNQNQQNQNQQNQNQQNQNQQNQNQNQQNQQNQNQQNQQNQNQNQQNQNQNQNQQNQNQNQQNGSTQRVQNQAAAQRLSKQNAARILERMKQEEIGVQRKMLRQKAEKTPPTNGKDW, via the coding sequence ATGAAAAATACATTTTTGATAAAACAAACAACCATCTTTCGGGGAATGGTATGGTGTTGCGTATTGACATGCAGTAGTAGCTATATGATAGCACAAACCAACTCCAAAACCATCGCTCCGCAAACTATATATAACGAAGGTATTGAACTATACGATAAGCAGGATTATACGGCTGCCGAGCAATCTTTCAGTGCAGCTGCCGAAAATCTGCCGAAACGCCAAGAGAAATCGTGGGCACATTACAATCGCGGAAATACATTTTTACAACAACAAAATTATGCCCAAGCGATAGAAGCCTATAAACAAGCATTGCGCCTGCAACCCAATAACAGCGATGCGCAATATAATTTAGCATACGCTCAAAAAAAATTGAAGCAAAACCAAAACCAACAAAACCAAAACCAACAAAATCAAAATCAACAAAACCAAAATCAACAAAACCAAAATCAACAAAACCAAAATCAACAAAACCAAAATCAACAAAACCAAAATCAACAAAACCAAAACCAACAAAATCAAAATCAACAAAATCAAAATCAAAATCAACAAAATCAACAAAACCAAAATCAACAAAACCAACAAAACCAAAATCAAAATCAACAAAATCAAAATCAAAATCAAAATCAACAAAACCAAAATCAAAACCAACAAAACGGCAGTACCCAACGGGTACAGAATCAAGCGGCGGCGCAACGCCTTTCAAAGCAAAACGCCGCCCGTATTTTGGAACGTATGAAACAGGAAGAAATAGGCGTACAGCGCAAAATGCTCCGCCAGAAAGCAGAAAAAACCCCGCCTACCAACGGTAAAGACTGGTAG
- a CDS encoding twin-arginine translocase TatA/TatE family subunit: MPGGSEWIVILFAVLLLFGGKKIPELMRGIGKGIREFNAAKANIKDELEAGIREEEKAKTS, from the coding sequence ATGCCGGGCGGTAGCGAATGGATAGTAATTTTATTTGCGGTGTTGCTATTGTTTGGAGGGAAAAAAATTCCTGAACTAATGCGCGGTATCGGCAAAGGTATTCGTGAATTTAACGCTGCCAAAGCCAACATTAAAGACGAATTGGAGGCAGGTATTCGCGAAGAAGAAAAAGCGAAAACTTCTTAG
- a CDS encoding ferritin encodes MLSTAMEKALNEQIQMEAEASHKYLAMASWCDKNGLEGCAQFMYQHADEERMHMMKLFHYINEAAAFAIVPTVQQPRLDYANIQELFEAAYQSELKVSAAIHALVDSAHQEKDRQTFNFLQWYVTEQLEEEVLFRKILDKFRLIGDGERALYFLDKEVETLWAAAQKKGAAKQ; translated from the coding sequence ATGTTATCAACGGCAATGGAAAAGGCTCTCAACGAGCAAATTCAGATGGAAGCGGAGGCTTCTCACAAATATTTGGCAATGGCAAGCTGGTGCGACAAAAACGGCTTGGAAGGCTGTGCACAATTTATGTATCAGCACGCCGATGAGGAGCGCATGCACATGATGAAACTCTTTCATTATATCAACGAAGCTGCCGCTTTCGCCATTGTGCCTACCGTGCAGCAGCCGCGTTTGGATTATGCCAATATTCAAGAATTATTTGAAGCCGCCTATCAAAGCGAATTAAAAGTGTCGGCTGCTATCCATGCTTTGGTGGATTCGGCGCATCAGGAAAAAGACCGCCAAACTTTTAATTTTCTGCAATGGTACGTCACCGAACAATTAGAGGAAGAAGTCTTGTTTAGGAAAATTTTGGATAAATTTCGCTTAATCGGCGATGGTGAGCGGGCTTTGTATTTTTTGGATAAAGAAGTGGAAACACTATGGGCGGCAGCACAAAAAAAGGGAGCGGCAAAGCAGTAG